One Dioscorea cayenensis subsp. rotundata cultivar TDr96_F1 chromosome 15, TDr96_F1_v2_PseudoChromosome.rev07_lg8_w22 25.fasta, whole genome shotgun sequence genomic region harbors:
- the LOC120277290 gene encoding calcium-dependent protein kinase 20-like, with protein sequence MGNCCVRPPSAPSKPKSKPKNGLKLKQNRFAIDYNRGPSPTSYVPKITVLQTPTGDDISARYHLGKELGRGEFGVTYLCTDNSSGEVFACKSISKKKLRTAVDVEDVRREVDIMRHLPPHPNIVSLKDTYEDDTAVHLVMELCEGGELFDRIVARGHYTEKAAALVTKTIVEVVQMCHKHGVMHRDLKPENFLFANSKENSTLKAIDFGLSVFFKPGEIFTEIVGSPYYMAPEVLKRNYGPEVDVWSAGVILYILLCGLPPFWAETEQGVAEAIIRSKVDFRRDPWPIVSDNAKDLVKKMLEPNPKRRLTAQEVLDHPWLQNIKKAPDVPLGESVRARLQQFSVMNKFKKRALRVVADHLSMEEVAEIKELFEMMDVNNNGKITLEELKHGLQKVGYQLPDADVKILMDAADVDGNGTLDYGEFVAVSIHVQRMGNDEHLHKAFAYFDQNKSGYIEIEELSESLADDLGPNHEEVVNAIFRDVDADKDGKISYEEFATMMKAGTDWRKASRQYSRERFNSLSWKLMKDGSLQLKA encoded by the exons ATGGGGAACTGCTGCGTTAGGCCTCCCTCTGCTCCATCGAAGCCGAAATCGAAGCCCAAGAATGGCCTTAAGCTGAAGCAGAACCGCTTCGCCATCGACTACAACCGTGGCCCTTCCCCTACTTCCTACGTACCTAAGATCACCGTCCTCCAAACCCCCACCGGCGATGACATCTCCGCCCGGTACCATCTCGGCAAGGAACTTGGCCGTGGCGAGTTTGGCGTGACCTACCTCTGCACTGATAACTCCTCCGGCGAGGTCTTCGCTTGTAAATCGATATCTAAGAAGAAGCTTCGGACGGCGGTGGACGTTGAGGACGTCCGCCGCGAGGTTGATATCATGCGCCACCTCCCGCCCCACCCTAACATCGTTAGCTTGAAGGATACTTATGAGGATGACACTGCTGTGCACCTTGTGATGGAGCTTTGCGAGGGTGGTGAGCTGTTTGATCGGATTGTTGCAAGAGGACATTATACGGAGAAAGCTGCCGCGTTGGTCACCAAGACCATCGTTGAGGTCGTCCAG ATGTGCCACAAACATGGGGTTATGCACAGAGATCTCAAACCAGAGAACTTTTTGTTTGCCAACAGCAAGGAGAATTCTACTCTGAAAGCTATTGATTTCGGTCTCTCGGTATTCTTCAAACCAG GTGAGATATTTACTGAGATAGTGGGCAGTCCTTATTACATGGCTCCGGAGGTTCTCAAGCGGAATTATGGACCTGAAGTTGATGTTTGGAGCGCTGGTGTCATACTTTACATCCTGCTTTGTGGTCTGCCACCATTCTGGGCAG AAACTGAGCAGGGAGTTGCAGAGGCGATTATTCGTTCTAAGGTGGATTTTAGAAGAGATCCATGGCCTATAGTTTCTGATAATGCTAAAGATCTTGTCAAGAAGATGCTTGAACCAAATCCTAAGAGGAGGTTAACAGCTCAGGAAGTTCTTG ATCATCCATGGTTGCAGAATATTAAGAAGGCTCCTGATGTTCCTTTGGGTGAAAGTGTTCGAGCAAGACTTCAGCAATTCTCTGTCATGAACAAATTCAAGAAAAGGGCTCTCAGG GTAGTCGCCGATCATCTTTCAATGGAAGAAGTCGCAGAAATAAAGGAGCTGTTTGAGATGATGGATGTAAACAACAATGGGAAAATAACACTTGAGGAGCTGAAACATGGGCTACAGAAAGTTGGATACCAACTTCCAGATGCTGATGTCAAGATATTAATGGATGCG GCTGATGTTGATGGAAATGGAACTCTAGACTATGGTGAATTTGTTGCTGTATCAATTCATGTTCAAAGAATGGGGAACGATGAGCATTTGCATAAAGCTTTTGCGTATTTTGATCAGAACAAAAGCGGATACATAGAAATTGAAGAGCTTAGTGAGTCTCTGGCTGACGATTTGGGGCCAAACCATGAGGAAGTTGTCAATGCCATTTTCCGCGATGTGGATGCCGATAAG GATGGTAAGATAAGCTACGAAGAATTTGCGACGATGATGAAAGCTGGAACTGATTGGAGGAAAGCATCAAGGCAATATTCAAGAGAGCGGTTCAATAGCCTTAGTTGGAAGTTGATGAAGGATGGTTCTTTGCAGCTGAAGGCATAA